GAGCCGTCGTATTCAACAATCCCGTCTTTCAACCAAAGACAACGTTCGCAGAGATTTTGGACTGAAGATAGGTCGTGGGTTACTAGAACCAGTGTTTTGTCTTTTATGAAGTCCTTGATAAACCGAGTACACTTTTGTACGAAATAAAAGTCTCCAACCGCTAGAGCTTCGTCGATTATTAAAATCTCGGGATCGAGGTGAATTCTAACCGAAAACGCTAGTCGGATTGTCATACCGCTACTGTACGTTTTCAGAGGCTGGTCGATAAATTTTTCCAATTCGGAAAAGTCGACGATATCTTGGTAGATTCGGTCTATTTCCTTTTTTTTGATTCCGAGTATTGATGCGTAGAGATAGATATTTTCTCGCCCTGAAAACTCAGTATTGAAGCCAGAGCCGAGTTCTAGAAGAGCTGCCACTCTTCCGTCAGTATTTGCAGAACCTGTTGAGGGTTGCAGGGTGCCTGCTAAAATCTGCAGAAGAGTACTCTTCCCAGAACCATTTCTGCCAATAATCCCTATGGATTCTCCTTTTTTCAGACGAAAATTGACGTCTTTCAGAGCAGTGAAAGTAGAATAGTATGGGTTTTCATGCTTTCCCTTGTCGAATACTCGCTTCATCAAAGCCCAGATAGGTGCTTTCAGGCGGGAACTGGAATCTTTCCAAATCTTGTAGTCCTTTGTTACCCCCTCGCAGGTTACGGCATATTCGGAATCGCTCATAGATAGTCTGAAAATGAGGGACGCAACTTTTGAAAAACGAAGTTTCCTGTCATGAAAATGGCTAGGCCGACAATAGCTGGTGTGTAGTAGTTTTCTAGAGCGATCGGTCGGTTCCAGATGACCACGTTTCTAGCACCGTCGACCATGTAGATTAGAGGATTGAATTTCAGAAAAGCCCAAGCTCCAGTTGGTATTTTGTCCATAGGGTAGAAAATCGCACTACCGAACAAGAGTGCCATAGACATAAATTGGGATGCATTTCCCAAATCTTTAATGAAGACCCCAATACTCGAAAACAACATTCCGACTCCAGTCGCAGTCATGAAGATAATCGGAAGAAATGCGATTACCCCCAGATAGTTCCAGCTTAAGGTTTTTCCCAGAATGAGAGCTGCTATCAGGATCAGAATTGATTTGATCGCTAGAGTTAGTAGCGAGGCCATCAGCCGAGCAATAATGAGTGTTTCCAGAGGAAACACTACTTTCTTCACGAAAGTGGCGTTGCTCTCAACTATGGTGGGAGTGATGACAATTGTTTCAGCGAAAAAATTGTGGATGGCTAGACCGACGAAAATTCCCAATGCGTGTTCGAGTGGTGTCTCGTTGTTGAATGATCCTCCAAATACGTAACCGAATACGAATGAGTAAATACCGAGCATCATCAGGGGTGTGAGCAAGGTCCACAGAACCCCCAGGTAACTTCCTCGGTATTGCATTTGGATGTTTCGCAAAGCCAACTGACTTATGAGGTGCCGATGCGAGAAGATGGTTCCTACGGTTTTTGAAGTAGCTGTTATGAATTTCGTCATGTGTCGCCGTGTGCGAGATATGCCTACGTACCTTGGGCATTGTCGAGGACTTGTTGACAAAGCAGCGGACTATGGGTTTGGGGAGGAGATGATCGAGGAAAAATTAAAGCGTAGTCCCTGCGTGTCCGTAGTTGTCCTCGATTTTAATGGTAGTGCTTATTGGTCTGCACTTTGCTCGGCTCTCTCAAGACAGAGCTATCGTGACTTTGAGGTTGTTGTTGTAGTGAATGGCGAACCTTTACCCGACGTAGCGGAATCGGAGGGCTTAGATCTTCTTATTCTAAGCCCGGGGGAGAACCTCGGTTTTGCAGGAGGGGCAAATCTTGCTTGGTCAGCGGCAAGTGGCGAATTTGTGGCGTTCTTGAACAATGACGCATTGCCGGAAAAGGATTGGCTTCAACATCTCGTAAACAGCATTGAGACCTCCAATGATGTGGGTGCGGTAGCCTCTAAAGTTTTATTTCAAAATCGCTATGGAGCTTTGAATGTCGAAAGTTCAACTTTCGTACCCAGCTCAATCGAGGAAAGTTCCGATGACAGAGAATTAGGAATTCGGGTAAAGTTATCCTCGAAGAGTGTAAGTTTGTTTACCGCTTGTGGCACTTACGGACCTGAGTATGAAAATGATGAAGTTTGGACCTGGACCTCGAGGTCTTCTGTACTTGACGTGCCTGAGGATGAAAACGGAATTATTGCCTTAGAATTCAGCTATCATCCGAGCTTAGTTGGAACTGTATGTCGACTGAAGTGGGGGGAAAGCGAGCCGATCAGGGTTGTTTTGACCTCGGAGCTTCACAAAAAGTATGAGTTCAATGCAAACGGTGTGGGGGCACGATACCTTGTAAACAATGCGGGTAGCGAGATTGAGAAGGATTGGCATGTCACTGAACGAGGAATCTATCAATCTGATAGCCTGAAGTTCGATCATTCTATCGATTTAGAAGTTGCCAGTGCCTGCTCTCTTCTTGTCCGAAAGTCAGCTTTGAGTAGAGAGCTTCCCTTTGATGAAGGCTATTTTGCTTACTATGAGGATGTCGATTTGAGCCGAACTTTGAGACGATCAGGCTACAAGATTCTTTACCAACCGCAAAGTCGTGTCTACCACGCAAGGTCCGCGACGGCGGGAACCCAATCCCCATTCCAAGTTTATCATGCTACGAGGAACAGATTGTGGATGATCGCATCCCACGCTCCCTGGAAAGTTGTTTGGAGGGTCGCCTCCCACGATTTGCTAAGACTCGATGAATATTCCAATTTTCTGGATGCGGAGTTTTCTACCCCTCGTCTGAAGTTGGACTCGTGGGTTGGCTTTATCTCCCGAATATGGAGACGCCTTTGCGATGCTGACTAAGGGCTGAGTTCGCCTCATCGAATCTTCTGACTATCGTCCTAGCTTGTGTTCCGAGATCTAATCGATCGTCATTTGAAGGTAGTCTGGTTCGAATCCAGTCCGTTTTTTCGAACACATTAGTCAGATCTTCAGCTGACTCGGGATCGAACATAATTGCGTTTGCAGGAGATATTTCTCTTACCGGATCAATTCTACTGCAGGCCAATGGCTTTTGAAAATGAGCTGCTTCGATGATGGGTAGGCCGAAGCCCTCGTATTTGGAGGGGAAAATGATCGCCTTGCTCAATTCGTATGCAGATTTCAAGCGTTCCAACTCCAGGTGATCGAGAAAGTGCACTTTTTCCCTGATGCCTAATTCACTGGCCTTGTTTTCGAGCTTCCGTTGTGCGGGACCTTCGGACCCAGTGAATGCCAAGTGGGGTATGGCAGAAGAATTTCCAGAGTGAGTTCTCGAAAATGCCTCAAGCAAGGTTTCGTGGTTTTTGTGGGGCCAGTAGTTGGCGGGGTAGAGGAAGTATTTGTGTTCTAGGCCCTTTAGCTGATCTGGGAGTGGGCCCATCTCGACGCGGTTGAATCGTCCGTGTAGGGGGAGGGCTATGGTGAAAATCTTTTCGGGATCCGCTCCGAACTCGTCGATGAGCTGCTTTTTGCAAAACTCGGAGTTGGTTTGGACTAGGGTCGCTTTTTCCAGCTCCTCGGCGTACCATTTGTCCCTAAAGGCGACTTCCTCGGGGGGGAGTGACTCGGGGTGAGCCCGATGCAGAACGTCCACTATGAGGCTAATTTGCGGGATATTTGGGCTATACAGGTGGGAGAAGCCGAATCCGGCGTACAAAACGTCGATTTCGAGGAGCTCGAGCAGGTTCTCAGGCCGGTGTGGCCAGTAGTGAAGTGCGGGTAGGCTGCCGTCTGAATTTCGAGGTTCAAATTGGTCCCTTTTGCCGAGTATGTGAATCTGGTGATTTCCTTTTTCGCCGAGAAACTCGAGCTCGGGGACTATTTCTTCTACACAGAAAATGTGCAATTGAAGTTGGTCGGAGTGATTGGCAACGAAGGTTCTGAGGAATTCGTAGTGGTGGACCTTGATCCCACCGTTCTCGCCGCCAGCGATTAGCCTAGCGATATCGTAGGCTACTCTTATCGGCTTGCTGGTCGTTTTGGGCATGAAGTCCTCTTTGGTGGCGAAACGAGCCTGAAAGGCGAGTTATTTGAGAGAATTGCGCCAAATTGGAAAACTAGGGTGAATCTACTAATTTTGGGCTTGATATGAATTTATACCTATTTACTCATGCCGAAAACCTTACACGTAAGGTTTGTTAAAAATTTGCTATGAAAAAGATCCATCTCTCGTTTGCTGCCATCGCCTTTCTCGTTTTCCACCTGTCTGCTTCCGCTGAAGCATTCGTTCAGAACCCCTCCTCCAATGCTGTGGAAACTGTTGCCTGGGGATCAGTACAAGGTTCGTTTGGGCTCCTTGGAGCTGTGTCGCTGGCAATTCTTCTCGCGACGCGGCTTTTAGGCAGGTCGAAGTCTCGCTAGGTAGTCGCTTAGCTCGCTTGCAACTGGGCGAGTTTTCAGCCTTGTAGGCTCGAGGAGGGGCGTCTTTGGTGGTCGCTTGGAATTCCCTAAGGCATGAAAGACAAGCGGACAGTTGATATGCGCGTGATGAGCGATTGGGTGAAGCCTGGCTCTCGCGTGCTTGACTTGGGTTGTGGTCGAGGCGTTTTGCTCGAGTACCTCAAGGCTAAGCTGGGAATTCAGGCGGTTGGCGTAGATCTGGACCCTGAAAAAGCCCGCTCCTGCGTGAAGCGTGGGTTGAGCGTGTTCATGGGAGACTTGATGGAGTTCATGCAATCTTTCCCGGACAAGCACTTTGATTACGTCATCTGCTCTCGGACGCTGCAGGAGTTGAACAAGCCCGCAACTGTCATCAAGGAGGCACTCCGTGTGTCAGACCATATGTTGGTGGGCTTCGTCAATTTTGGCTATTGGCGGAATCGTTGTAGCATGTTTCTCAACGGCCGTATTATCCGAAACGAAGTTTATCCGACGCCTTGGTCCGTTTCGCGGCCCTCGAATCCCGTCTCTGTACTGCAGTTCGAGCATTTCTGCCGAAAGAATCAAATAGCTGTGAATCGGGAGCTTTGTCTAGGAGGAGACTGGACGAGCGAGCGTCGTCGTATGAGAAACCTGACCAGCGGATATGCCTTGTTTGACCTTTCGATCAAATAGGCGAAGTTTTCCGCTTTGTTTTTCTTATGAGGTTTCCAGTAGAAGGCTGTCCCAAATTCCTGACGTTTCTGGAGTTTGCATTCGCGAATTTCGACGAGGGTGAACGAGCGAAATTGTTAGAAGAATTCGGAGCTCGTGGCGAAGGTCCTCTCAGTGGCGTGGAATTCGATTTGGCGTTATGGTCGGTCGCTCAACGCTTGCGGATGGATACGGAAGAGCTTCTGCGTCAAGTGGGTGAGCGCTGGTTCAGGGCGAGTCGTTTCCGTAAAGAATCCTGGGGGCAAGAATCCGAATCGAACCCTTGGGCAATGGTGCTGGAAGTTTGCTCGGAATTTGGCGAATTGGACGACCTTCCGCTGCCCGGTGGAGAAACGTTTCAGGTGGAAAAGGTTTCTCAGAGCGAAGAGAGTTTGCGCCTGGCCTGCGAGGGGCCTCGGCGTTGTTGCTCTTTTTTGGAAGGGGTAGTCAGGGCCGTATTCGAAGAGCTCGGTTTATCGCTGCGTTATATCCGGCAGCCGAAGCGGGCTACTTTTGCCCACATCAATTTTTACATCATTCCTGCTAGCTGAGGAAAGCACGGGTCAGTTCGAATAGTTCGGGCGAATCCACCAGAAAAGAATCGTGCCCGAGGTCTAGATCGATTTGCAGGTAGGACGCTTCTTTGCCTTGCCTAAGCATGGCTAGCACGACGTCTCGGTTTTGGGCGGGCGGGAAAAGCCAGTCTGAAGTGAATCCTACTACGAGGGCGCGACACTTCATCTGAGCCACCGCTTTGTCCAAACTCCCGTACGAGCCTGCCAGATCGAAGTAGCCGAGCGCTCTGGTGAAGTAGAGATAGGTATTCGCGTCGAATCGGTTGGTGAAGCTTTCCCCTTGGTAACGCAGGTAGCTCTCCACCTCGAATTCTATATCGAAGCTGTATTTGCTGTCATGGCCTGCTTGTCGGCGTCGCCCGAACTTTCGATCCATGCTGGTATCGGAAAGGTAAGTGATGTGGGCCATCATACGGGCTATGGCCAATCCTACGTTTGGTCCGGCGGAGGGCTCGTAGTTACCTTGGTTCCAAGCCGGGTCCTGCATGATGGCCTGGCGTCCAACTTCATCGAATGCGATCGCTTGGGAATTCTGCCGCCAGGTGGTGGCCATGGGCAAAATGCGATGGATGTAGTCTGGGTATTCTATGGCCCATTGAAGGACTTGCATGCCGCCCATCGATCCTCCGACTACCGCGTAGAGGTGAGGGATTTCGAAGCTATCGAGCAACAGCTTCTGGGTTCGGACCATGTCCACTATGTTCACGAATGGGAAAGTCAGGTGGTAGGGCTCTCCGGTTTCCGGGTTAATGGAAGCGGGGCCGGTAGAGCCTTGGCAGCCGCCTATGCAGTTGGAGCAGATCACGAAGAAACGTTTCGTGTCGATGGGTTTGCCCGGCCCGATCATGTTGTTCCACCAGCCTGGCTTGCGATCGCGCAAGGAGTGAATGCCAGCGCAATGGTGGTCGCCTGTCAGGGCATGGGCGATCAGGATGGCGTTGCTTTTGTCCGCGTTGAGCCGACCGTAGGTTTCGTATCGGAGAGTGAATTCAGGTATGGTCTGCCCGCTTTCGAAAGTAAAAGGTTGCGGGTAGTGGAAATCGAGCGGTTCCACCAGACCGACCTCGCCGGCTTCGTCCAGTCTCTGATCCTCTTCGCTCGCGTTCATGGCCCCATGTTTTGCGTCGGGCGTGTCAGGTGTCGAGTGCGAAGAAGACTTCTTGTGGAAGTCGTTCTACAAGTGCTGGTCTTTTTGCGTTGAAACTATGTCAGATTATAGAAGTTTCTGAATCCAGAAGCAGCCAAGGAGCGAACCCGTTTGTGCGGGAAACATCCTCCTTTTCCCCCGATTCGTGTCACCTCATGAAAATTGCTTTATTAATCTCGTTGTTTGTGTCGTTCGCATGCCTTGGCTTCGCAAAGCCTAGGAATAGCGTTCCGCCTATCTCGTTTCGGCCATCTGACACGTTGCACATCGAGGTGATAGACAACTTGTACGTCAGTGGGTTTGGAGAGCAGGATCGCTTTAGACGCATCAAGACCGCGATTGGTGAGGTCCTCTCCGACATCGATTTTCCGATGGCTTACGAAATTGAGCGTTTTGGCTCCCGTAGGACACCGCCAGGCCAACCTCGCCTCGACATCACAATCATGAAGTGGGGAGACAATGGAATGCATGAGCTGGAGGCACGCTTCAGCGCTAGCCTCAAGCGGGATTATGATCGTAACCGATTGGGAGTTTTCTACGCCCGAGATCCTCTTCCGGCTGGTAGCTACAGCCGGATGATTCGAGTCCACGACAAGGTCATGAAAAACGCGGTGATAAAAATGGTTTACGAACTTAACTCACGGCTACCGGTCGCTGGTTTGGAGGAGTTGCAGCTGGACGAGGATCTTGCTGATGACTTACCAGAAAGCGAGTAGGCTCAGCGCTGCCGGTACACCGGAAGAAGAGCAAAAGGGACGAATGGACGACGCTGGTATCGAAGCTGAATTATTACGGCGTATCGCGAATGGCGAGAGAGCTGCCTTCGACGAGCTCTATGCCCGATACTCTCGCCCGCTTTTTTCTTACATCGCCAAATTTCTTAGGGATCATGGATTGGCCGAAGAAGTCCTGCAGGATGCGTTTGTGAAAATATGGAGGTCGGCTCATCGCTACGATCGCGACCTTTCGCGTCCCTTTAGCTGGTGCGTTTTGATAACCAAGCGGCTTTGTATAGATCGCATCCGAGCCGCGAAACCGGTGACTGTCACCGATGATCCCATGGCTCTCAAGCCGGTAGAGGAGCACCGAAACGCAGAGCGCGATCCGTCTCAAAATGTTCTTATCGAAGATGAGCTGAGCATATTGGGGGAAATGGTGGAGCGTCTACCGGAGTCCCAAAGGTCCACCCTGCAACTCGCGATGGACAAGGGACTTACTCAACAGGAAATTTCCGAAAAATTAAACATGCCCTTAGGCACGGTGAAAACCGCGATGCGTCGCGGCATGTTGCGACTTAAAACCATGATGGCATCGAGCTATGAATAACGAACTCATAGAAGAAAAAGCCCAACTTTACGCTCTGGGGATTTTGCCAGAGTCGGAAGTGGAAGAATTCGAAACCCAAATAAAATCGGACCGGCAGCTGCGGGATCTGGTGCACGAATACCAGCGATTGACTGAATTGGATTTGTACCAAGGGAAAGATGAAGCTCCCTTTCACGTCTACTCCAAGGTAATGGAACAGCTGGATGGCCCGAAGCAATCTGAGAAGCGAAACCTCAACTTGAGCCAAGCGCTCTCTTGGGGTGGCTGGGCAGTTGCGGCCTGCGTAGCCGCAGTGATGTGGCTTGGTGGGGCTAGCGGTGGCCAAGTCGGCGAGACTTCCTCGGATATAGTGGTCAACAATCTCGGAAGTCCGCGAATCGTGCCTGTGCCAACACCCTCTGACGAATACGCTCTCGAAGACCGTATGCTCGAGCTTGCCGGGCTGGCGGAAGCCTACTGGTTTTCACGGGAAGGTATTCC
This genomic interval from Pelagicoccus albus contains the following:
- a CDS encoding glycosyltransferase family 4 protein; this translates as MPKTTSKPIRVAYDIARLIAGGENGGIKVHHYEFLRTFVANHSDQLQLHIFCVEEIVPELEFLGEKGNHQIHILGKRDQFEPRNSDGSLPALHYWPHRPENLLELLEIDVLYAGFGFSHLYSPNIPQISLIVDVLHRAHPESLPPEEVAFRDKWYAEELEKATLVQTNSEFCKKQLIDEFGADPEKIFTIALPLHGRFNRVEMGPLPDQLKGLEHKYFLYPANYWPHKNHETLLEAFSRTHSGNSSAIPHLAFTGSEGPAQRKLENKASELGIREKVHFLDHLELERLKSAYELSKAIIFPSKYEGFGLPIIEAAHFQKPLACSRIDPVREISPANAIMFDPESAEDLTNVFEKTDWIRTRLPSNDDRLDLGTQARTIVRRFDEANSALSQHRKGVSIFGR
- a CDS encoding glycosyltransferase family 2 protein; the protein is MPTYLGHCRGLVDKAADYGFGEEMIEEKLKRSPCVSVVVLDFNGSAYWSALCSALSRQSYRDFEVVVVVNGEPLPDVAESEGLDLLILSPGENLGFAGGANLAWSAASGEFVAFLNNDALPEKDWLQHLVNSIETSNDVGAVASKVLFQNRYGALNVESSTFVPSSIEESSDDRELGIRVKLSSKSVSLFTACGTYGPEYENDEVWTWTSRSSVLDVPEDENGIIALEFSYHPSLVGTVCRLKWGESEPIRVVLTSELHKKYEFNANGVGARYLVNNAGSEIEKDWHVTERGIYQSDSLKFDHSIDLEVASACSLLVRKSALSRELPFDEGYFAYYEDVDLSRTLRRSGYKILYQPQSRVYHARSATAGTQSPFQVYHATRNRLWMIASHAPWKVVWRVASHDLLRLDEYSNFLDAEFSTPRLKLDSWVGFISRIWRRLCDAD
- the metX gene encoding homoserine O-acetyltransferase MetX, producing the protein MNASEEDQRLDEAGEVGLVEPLDFHYPQPFTFESGQTIPEFTLRYETYGRLNADKSNAILIAHALTGDHHCAGIHSLRDRKPGWWNNMIGPGKPIDTKRFFVICSNCIGGCQGSTGPASINPETGEPYHLTFPFVNIVDMVRTQKLLLDSFEIPHLYAVVGGSMGGMQVLQWAIEYPDYIHRILPMATTWRQNSQAIAFDEVGRQAIMQDPAWNQGNYEPSAGPNVGLAIARMMAHITYLSDTSMDRKFGRRRQAGHDSKYSFDIEFEVESYLRYQGESFTNRFDANTYLYFTRALGYFDLAGSYGSLDKAVAQMKCRALVVGFTSDWLFPPAQNRDVVLAMLRQGKEASYLQIDLDLGHDSFLVDSPELFELTRAFLS
- a CDS encoding methionine biosynthesis protein MetW: MKDKRTVDMRVMSDWVKPGSRVLDLGCGRGVLLEYLKAKLGIQAVGVDLDPEKARSCVKRGLSVFMGDLMEFMQSFPDKHFDYVICSRTLQELNKPATVIKEALRVSDHMLVGFVNFGYWRNRCSMFLNGRIIRNEVYPTPWSVSRPSNPVSVLQFEHFCRKNQIAVNRELCLGGDWTSERRRMRNLTSGYALFDLSIK
- a CDS encoding anti-sigma factor domain-containing protein → MNNELIEEKAQLYALGILPESEVEEFETQIKSDRQLRDLVHEYQRLTELDLYQGKDEAPFHVYSKVMEQLDGPKQSEKRNLNLSQALSWGGWAVAACVAAVMWLGGASGGQVGETSSDIVVNNLGSPRIVPVPTPSDEYALEDRMLELAGLAEAYWFSREGIPEGQLLESDDAEVTQLSGGFTVFDKRFNIGFIAVENLPKEAPDRSYHVWARTSESETPVRAGTLPIGEESRGLFFFDLTQLPQGANVDSLSFFVTEEKEESPSSPSKMVVLKDV
- a CDS encoding RNA polymerase sigma factor; protein product: MTYQKASRLSAAGTPEEEQKGRMDDAGIEAELLRRIANGERAAFDELYARYSRPLFSYIAKFLRDHGLAEEVLQDAFVKIWRSAHRYDRDLSRPFSWCVLITKRLCIDRIRAAKPVTVTDDPMALKPVEEHRNAERDPSQNVLIEDELSILGEMVERLPESQRSTLQLAMDKGLTQQEISEKLNMPLGTVKTAMRRGMLRLKTMMASSYE
- a CDS encoding ABC transporter permease, producing MTKFITATSKTVGTIFSHRHLISQLALRNIQMQYRGSYLGVLWTLLTPLMMLGIYSFVFGYVFGGSFNNETPLEHALGIFVGLAIHNFFAETIVITPTIVESNATFVKKVVFPLETLIIARLMASLLTLAIKSILILIAALILGKTLSWNYLGVIAFLPIIFMTATGVGMLFSSIGVFIKDLGNASQFMSMALLFGSAIFYPMDKIPTGAWAFLKFNPLIYMVDGARNVVIWNRPIALENYYTPAIVGLAIFMTGNFVFQKLRPSFSDYL